The Methanocella arvoryzae MRE50 genome includes a region encoding these proteins:
- the hflX gene encoding GTPase HflX produces the protein MIKRINPQHRDQNLDELEELAKSAGYEVLDKITQVRPLPDKAYCIGRGKAEEVSELLAAERPDKVIFDEKLNAVQAYNLSKLFQVEVIDRFNLILEIFAQRARTKEARLQVELANLIYERPRARMKVTLARRGEQPGFKGLGQYQADIYESEITGRIAKIKEELAVIRKRQDQTRLRRKERGFDMVALAGYTNAGKSTLMNALVGETVVAKDQLFTTLVPTTRMMEAGRRRVLLTDTVGFIKDLPHFMVEAFRSTLEEIYLADLIILVVDASEPPEVVLEKLATCHDTLWGKIGPIPVITALNKIDKIDLPTLERTEAAIKNLAPHPVAVSARTGDGLEELRATVEFFLPKWVSAELTLPHTEEGLSTLSQLYDEAIVRDVQYGTGPKGPCIRVSVDARESVLSRLAERTQDWMQKGACQ, from the coding sequence TTGATTAAGAGGATTAACCCCCAGCACAGAGATCAGAACCTGGACGAGCTGGAAGAGCTGGCCAAATCCGCGGGCTACGAGGTGCTGGACAAGATCACCCAGGTCCGGCCTCTGCCGGATAAGGCCTACTGTATTGGCAGAGGAAAGGCGGAGGAAGTCTCGGAACTTCTGGCCGCAGAGCGGCCCGACAAGGTGATCTTTGACGAAAAGCTGAACGCAGTGCAGGCGTATAACTTATCTAAGCTGTTTCAGGTCGAGGTCATCGACCGTTTTAACCTCATTCTGGAAATTTTCGCGCAGCGCGCCCGGACTAAGGAGGCCAGGCTGCAGGTGGAGCTGGCAAACCTGATCTACGAGCGCCCGAGAGCACGGATGAAGGTCACGCTGGCCCGGAGGGGCGAGCAGCCGGGTTTCAAAGGCCTCGGCCAGTATCAGGCGGACATCTACGAGAGCGAGATCACGGGCAGGATCGCGAAGATCAAGGAAGAGCTCGCCGTCATTAGAAAGAGACAGGACCAGACCAGGCTGCGGCGCAAGGAGCGGGGCTTTGACATGGTAGCGCTGGCCGGCTATACCAATGCAGGTAAAAGCACGCTTATGAACGCGCTGGTAGGCGAGACGGTCGTGGCTAAGGATCAGCTGTTTACTACGCTGGTGCCGACGACCCGGATGATGGAGGCGGGCCGGCGCAGGGTGCTGCTGACCGACACGGTCGGCTTTATCAAGGACCTGCCCCACTTCATGGTGGAAGCCTTTCGCTCGACACTGGAAGAGATATATCTTGCAGACCTGATCATCCTGGTAGTAGATGCCAGCGAGCCGCCGGAAGTGGTGCTCGAGAAGCTGGCCACCTGCCACGACACGCTCTGGGGCAAGATCGGCCCGATACCGGTGATCACTGCGCTGAACAAGATTGATAAGATCGACCTCCCGACGCTGGAGCGGACGGAAGCGGCAATCAAGAACCTGGCCCCTCACCCGGTGGCGGTATCTGCCAGAACCGGCGATGGCCTGGAGGAGTTGCGGGCTACCGTGGAGTTCTTCCTGCCGAAGTGGGTTTCAGCAGAGCTGACGCTGCCCCATACCGAGGAAGGCTTATCGACGCTGTCGCAGCTGTACGATGAAGCCATTGTCAGAGACGTGCAGTATGGCACCGGCCCGAAAGGCCCCTGCATCAGGGTCTCGGTCGATGCCCGGGAAAGCGTGCTGAGCCGGCTGGCAGAGCGGACGCAGGACTGGATGCAGAAAGGCGCATGCCAGTAA
- a CDS encoding transcriptional regulator TbsP domain-containing protein produces the protein MHPAEHEPEILSHNTIQDFIKLSKLLSDQKYTMLKPNTIDMVAVLLLAAANNEELFFDVVAWGEHTRLASKATFSRRKNYLEGLGVIYEENVRAQYGRPRIRLRINNDRFKELFKLEEDGLAEPEPAEPRH, from the coding sequence ATGCATCCTGCCGAACACGAGCCAGAAATCCTCAGCCATAATACTATCCAGGATTTTATCAAGCTGAGCAAACTGTTATCCGATCAGAAATACACGATGCTGAAGCCCAATACCATAGATATGGTAGCTGTCTTGCTCCTCGCAGCAGCGAACAACGAAGAGCTGTTCTTCGACGTGGTGGCGTGGGGAGAGCACACCCGGCTTGCCTCCAAGGCAACGTTCTCCAGGCGTAAGAACTACCTGGAGGGCCTCGGCGTCATATACGAAGAGAATGTGAGAGCTCAGTATGGCCGTCCGAGGATCCGCCTCAGGATCAACAACGACAGGTTCAAGGAACTCTTCAAGCTTGAGGAAGACGGGTTAGCTGAACCGGAACCTGCCGAGCCCAGGCATTAG
- a CDS encoding ketopantoate reductase family protein, whose product MKISVIGAGALGTFYAAMLAASGQDVTLVCRPKYREALEKGVQVDGVFQATAKPRISDRPVPADLVFTAVKSYDVEAAVEGLSFNPGTLVVVISNGLGSDEAAAAKIGSCRVAAGVSYSGVVFLEPGRVHVAGYTETVLGSTDPGARDRLDMALIALEKAGLKARIADDIRAAQWEKLFANVGINAITAITGLKNGMLLEIPELKALVTAAVSEAGEVARAAGIRVGVDPVEQTYRVIRDTAGNRSSMLQDVTKGKRTEIDVLNSKIAEIGRACGIPTPVNDTITALIRGIEHRHQ is encoded by the coding sequence ATGAAGATCAGTGTCATCGGCGCTGGCGCTCTCGGCACGTTTTACGCCGCTATGCTGGCGGCATCAGGGCAGGATGTCACGCTGGTGTGCCGCCCGAAGTATCGGGAAGCGCTCGAGAAGGGAGTGCAGGTCGACGGGGTGTTTCAGGCCACGGCAAAGCCACGCATTTCAGACCGCCCTGTGCCTGCGGATCTGGTTTTTACCGCTGTCAAGTCGTATGACGTGGAGGCAGCAGTCGAAGGCCTGTCGTTTAACCCCGGTACGCTGGTGGTCGTTATCAGCAACGGACTCGGCAGCGACGAGGCGGCCGCAGCGAAAATCGGCAGCTGCAGGGTAGCTGCAGGAGTATCATACAGCGGTGTGGTCTTCCTGGAGCCCGGTAGAGTACACGTGGCAGGCTACACGGAGACGGTGCTGGGCTCGACCGACCCCGGCGCTAGAGACCGGCTGGACATGGCGCTCATAGCGCTGGAGAAGGCTGGCCTGAAAGCGAGGATCGCCGACGATATCAGGGCTGCACAGTGGGAGAAGCTGTTCGCCAACGTGGGGATCAACGCGATCACCGCGATCACCGGGCTGAAGAATGGTATGCTCCTCGAGATTCCGGAGCTGAAAGCGCTGGTTACCGCAGCAGTATCTGAGGCGGGAGAAGTGGCCAGGGCAGCAGGCATCCGGGTAGGGGTTGATCCAGTAGAGCAGACCTACAGGGTCATCAGGGACACTGCTGGCAACAGGTCTTCGATGCTGCAGGACGTGACGAAGGGAAAACGCACGGAGATCGACGTGCTGAACAGCAAGATCGCCGAGATCGGGCGGGCTTGCGGGATACCCACGCCGGTCAACGATACCATCACTGCGCTGATCAGGGGGATTGAACACAGGCATCAATAG
- a CDS encoding DNA-methyltransferase, which yields MITTHKIYFGNARDMKDLSAGSVNLVVTSPPYPMIEMWDRQFSASSPGVRKALEAGDGKRAYELMHRALDRVWHETDRVLAPSGIVCINIGDATRKVSDAFRLYPNHVRITDFFVKAGYDVLPMIIWRKTSNKPNKFMGSGMLPPNAYVTLEHEYILIFRKGGNRQFGEDAKVRRQSAYFREERNAWFSDVWSDLKGVPQQLNGKGRNRSAAYPFELPYRLIQMYSVYGDTVLDPFAGTGTTMLAAMASARNSAGYEIDGTLEQIIDERVAGVMRLTEAVVAERLEKHRRLAGMACDGGAGRYRSDHYDFAVTTSQETNIRLPLADSVKKSAAGQYRVKHSFKRWQF from the coding sequence ATGATTACGACTCATAAGATATACTTCGGCAACGCCCGGGATATGAAGGATCTGTCAGCCGGATCAGTCAACCTCGTGGTCACCTCGCCACCGTACCCCATGATCGAGATGTGGGACCGGCAGTTCAGTGCCTCAAGCCCGGGAGTACGGAAAGCGCTGGAAGCAGGAGATGGAAAGCGGGCTTACGAGCTGATGCACCGGGCTCTGGACAGAGTCTGGCATGAGACTGACCGGGTGCTGGCCCCATCGGGCATCGTATGTATTAACATAGGCGACGCAACCCGTAAGGTGAGCGATGCTTTCAGGCTGTATCCGAATCACGTGCGGATCACCGATTTTTTCGTAAAGGCAGGGTATGATGTGCTGCCTATGATCATCTGGCGGAAGACCTCGAACAAGCCTAACAAGTTCATGGGCTCCGGCATGCTGCCCCCTAACGCGTATGTGACGCTCGAGCACGAGTACATCCTGATCTTCCGTAAGGGCGGTAACCGGCAGTTCGGCGAAGACGCGAAGGTCAGGCGGCAAAGCGCCTATTTTAGAGAAGAGCGCAACGCCTGGTTTTCGGACGTCTGGTCGGACCTGAAAGGAGTACCACAGCAGTTGAACGGCAAGGGCAGAAACAGATCTGCCGCCTATCCGTTTGAGCTTCCGTATCGCCTTATACAGATGTACTCCGTCTATGGCGACACAGTGCTCGACCCCTTTGCAGGCACCGGGACGACCATGCTGGCGGCCATGGCATCGGCCAGGAACTCTGCAGGATACGAGATAGACGGGACCCTGGAGCAGATCATCGACGAGAGGGTGGCCGGGGTAATGAGACTGACAGAGGCGGTGGTTGCAGAGCGGCTGGAAAAGCACCGGCGGCTCGCTGGCATGGCGTGCGATGGCGGAGCCGGACGATACAGGTCAGATCATTACGACTTTGCCGTCACCACGTCCCAGGAGACCAACATTCGCCTCCCGCTGGCGGATAGCGTGAAGAAGAGCGCGGCCGGGCAATACCGGGTGAAGCACAGCTTTAAAAGATGGCAATTCTGA
- a CDS encoding histone family protein, which yields MKELPVASVDRIIRNAGADRVSEDAKEALAAILEEYGTKVSAEAIKLCKHAGRKTVKEEDIRLASQRLH from the coding sequence ATGAAAGAACTACCCGTCGCATCAGTCGACAGGATCATCCGGAACGCCGGCGCCGACAGGGTCAGCGAAGACGCAAAGGAGGCGCTTGCCGCCATACTCGAGGAGTACGGCACCAAGGTCTCTGCAGAAGCCATCAAGCTCTGCAAGCATGCGGGTCGCAAGACCGTGAAGGAAGAGGACATCCGGCTTGCTTCTCAGCGGCTTCACTAA
- a CDS encoding MBL fold metallo-hydrolase RNA specificity domain-containing protein: MIYLDNGVSVYNSREYRCDPKRCVRDCVNLVSHGHFDHVPSSLSQAIVTSEITHAIVESRAGVKVERTTCEHVDLLDSGHVPGGSMFLINGDKKVLYTGDLCTRKKYFSPGARPVKADTLIIESTFGRDKYVFPPTQETVGAMRDWAEDNAACGKHTIFYAYTFGKAQEVIAALEGTELFTTGPVLKVNGVLRKFGYRLDAEMLPDEPGEPAVIVAPGGGKRDPLLKKYLVAGARTASVSGWAMDRGLTRAAYTDTAFPLSDHADYQELMDFTKAVSPEIVYTLHGFSKELAKDIRTKLGIEAVPLKKGHLTLSNFQ; this comes from the coding sequence ATGATCTACCTGGACAACGGGGTATCCGTCTATAATAGCAGAGAGTACCGCTGTGACCCGAAACGCTGTGTCAGGGACTGCGTCAACCTCGTGTCACACGGCCACTTCGACCACGTGCCATCCTCGCTGAGCCAGGCGATAGTGACGTCAGAGATCACACACGCGATCGTGGAAAGCAGGGCAGGCGTAAAAGTAGAGCGCACTACATGCGAGCACGTCGACCTGCTGGACTCCGGGCACGTGCCGGGCGGCAGCATGTTCCTGATCAACGGTGACAAGAAAGTCCTGTACACTGGCGACCTGTGTACGAGGAAAAAGTACTTTTCGCCGGGCGCCCGGCCAGTAAAAGCCGACACCCTCATCATCGAGTCGACCTTCGGCCGGGATAAATACGTATTCCCGCCCACGCAGGAAACCGTCGGAGCAATGCGCGACTGGGCCGAAGACAACGCCGCCTGCGGCAAGCATACGATCTTTTACGCATACACCTTCGGCAAGGCGCAGGAAGTCATCGCAGCCCTGGAGGGGACAGAGCTATTCACGACCGGGCCGGTCCTGAAGGTCAACGGAGTACTCAGGAAGTTCGGATACCGGCTGGATGCAGAAATGCTGCCGGACGAGCCGGGCGAGCCCGCAGTCATCGTAGCTCCGGGAGGCGGCAAGCGCGACCCTCTGCTGAAAAAGTACCTCGTCGCAGGTGCCAGAACAGCCTCAGTGTCCGGCTGGGCAATGGACCGCGGGCTCACGCGTGCGGCTTACACAGACACGGCATTCCCGCTATCCGACCACGCTGACTACCAGGAACTGATGGATTTCACAAAGGCAGTCAGCCCCGAGATCGTCTACACCCTGCACGGCTTCTCTAAAGAACTGGCCAAAGATATCAGGACGAAGCTGGGTATCGAGGCGGTGCCATTGAAGAAAGGGCATCTGACACTCTCCAATTTTCAATGA
- a CDS encoding tetratricopeptide repeat protein, which translates to MTVPRTPKAKKAVKKPEKAATSAKPLKKSAAKKSEATEDSVKALFAKINEKMESFENCESESQLKPFDYNEVIGLLDMILAIDPKNRDAINYKGMMYVGMGENAKAIECFDRVLALNPADKEALNNKGIALYGLGKDEEALKYVEKAIELDGRYSDALMNKAVILHGMGKDKEAETLLTKARALYNING; encoded by the coding sequence ATGACCGTACCCAGGACACCGAAGGCTAAAAAGGCAGTAAAGAAGCCAGAGAAGGCCGCAACTTCGGCAAAGCCTCTGAAAAAGTCTGCCGCTAAGAAGTCTGAGGCTACCGAAGACAGCGTCAAGGCCCTTTTTGCAAAGATCAATGAGAAGATGGAGTCTTTCGAGAACTGCGAGAGTGAAAGCCAGCTGAAGCCTTTCGATTATAACGAAGTGATCGGCCTGCTGGATATGATCCTCGCCATAGACCCCAAGAACAGGGATGCGATAAACTATAAAGGCATGATGTACGTCGGCATGGGCGAGAATGCTAAGGCGATCGAGTGCTTCGACCGGGTGCTGGCACTGAATCCCGCAGACAAGGAAGCGCTGAACAACAAGGGTATCGCGCTGTATGGCCTGGGAAAAGATGAAGAAGCCCTGAAGTACGTGGAAAAGGCCATCGAGCTGGACGGCAGGTACTCGGATGCCCTCATGAACAAGGCTGTCATTCTCCACGGGATGGGGAAAGATAAAGAAGCAGAAACACTGCTAACTAAGGCAAGGGCGCTCTACAATATAAATGGCTAA
- the rd gene encoding rubredoxin, which yields MDKWICTVCQYVYDPEKGDPDSGVEPGTAFEDIPDTWTCPVCNVDKTFFEKVVE from the coding sequence ATGGACAAGTGGATATGCACCGTCTGTCAATACGTTTATGATCCGGAAAAAGGAGACCCGGACAGCGGCGTCGAGCCGGGCACAGCCTTCGAAGACATCCCCGATACCTGGACCTGCCCGGTCTGTAACGTGGATAAGACATTCTTTGAAAAAGTCGTCGAATAA
- a CDS encoding ABC transporter ATP-binding protein, with the protein MNVQAAGGEVVLEARGLKKSYRMGKVTVEALRGVDLAIRRGEFVSIIGPSGSGKSTLLNLIGCLDQPTAGQAIIDGQDVSRMKDPALTAVRCRKIGYVFQKFYLLPFLTTLENVELQARLAGVKDSRARSVEALKLVGLEARMNHRPVEMSGGEQQRVAIARALVKGPALLLADEPTGNLDTKTGDLIMDVFKRLNKQGLTIVMVTHNPELAARTGRVIKVRDGLIEEA; encoded by the coding sequence ATGAACGTTCAGGCGGCCGGGGGCGAAGTCGTACTGGAGGCCAGGGGCCTCAAAAAGTCCTATCGCATGGGCAAAGTGACGGTAGAGGCGCTCCGCGGTGTAGACCTCGCCATCAGGCGAGGGGAGTTCGTCTCCATTATCGGGCCTTCAGGCTCGGGCAAGTCGACACTCCTGAACCTGATCGGCTGCCTGGATCAGCCTACGGCCGGCCAGGCCATTATCGACGGGCAGGACGTCTCCCGCATGAAGGACCCGGCGCTGACCGCAGTCAGGTGCAGGAAGATCGGTTACGTGTTCCAGAAATTCTACCTGCTGCCCTTCCTCACCACGCTGGAGAACGTGGAGCTGCAGGCCCGGCTGGCCGGCGTCAAAGATAGCCGGGCCAGGTCGGTAGAGGCCTTGAAGCTGGTCGGGCTTGAGGCCCGGATGAACCACCGCCCGGTCGAGATGTCGGGCGGCGAGCAGCAGAGAGTGGCCATCGCCCGGGCACTCGTAAAGGGTCCGGCCTTACTGCTGGCCGACGAGCCTACCGGCAACCTGGATACGAAGACCGGGGACTTGATCATGGACGTGTTCAAGCGCCTCAATAAGCAGGGGCTCACCATTGTCATGGTCACCCATAACCCAGAGCTGGCAGCCCGGACGGGCCGGGTCATCAAGGTCAGGGACGGACTGATCGAGGAAGCCTGA
- a CDS encoding ABC transporter permease codes for MIDIALKNMWQRKTRTGLTVIAIAVCIMLFLVLSTATGTMDQMFADSQSRLTGQIYVKTPSAQSGAVPEFPPVSSSMTMEQADQLMMVAGIDEASSSPLLLVPQAPSLFQNGPPQVIVVGITPGKEKAFYGDALIDSPWPIIRLGDRDVILGAYAAGTHYKVNVGDQITVQNRNLTVAGIAQPTGSIIVDGMVLMPLNVAQEIFNRPGVSTVMLTAPSEDKVDSVAAAVRTQFPELEVMTQKDVADTLNSMASTTHTFMGMINLTMLVVAGVVTLMVMFMSVSERTKEFGMLRAIGASRLKILAMVMEESVIICLIGSAVGVLISFVVMKIMFGAAFASVDVILRAVLFMTVIGIIAGLIPAYRSAKIQPLEAIRYE; via the coding sequence ATGATCGATATAGCACTGAAAAATATGTGGCAGAGGAAGACCCGGACCGGGCTGACGGTGATCGCTATCGCCGTCTGTATCATGCTGTTCCTGGTTCTCTCCACCGCCACGGGCACGATGGACCAGATGTTTGCGGATTCCCAGAGCCGGCTGACCGGGCAGATATATGTAAAGACGCCGTCTGCGCAGTCTGGTGCCGTGCCGGAGTTCCCGCCGGTCTCCTCGAGCATGACTATGGAACAGGCTGACCAGCTGATGATGGTGGCCGGCATCGACGAAGCCAGTTCCTCGCCGTTGCTCCTGGTTCCCCAGGCACCCTCGCTCTTTCAGAACGGTCCCCCTCAGGTGATCGTGGTGGGCATCACTCCCGGCAAAGAGAAGGCCTTCTACGGTGACGCGCTGATCGACAGTCCATGGCCGATCATTCGCCTGGGTGACAGGGACGTAATTCTCGGCGCATACGCTGCCGGCACCCACTATAAGGTGAACGTAGGGGATCAGATTACCGTCCAGAACCGGAACCTGACCGTGGCCGGCATCGCACAGCCTACAGGTTCCATCATCGTCGACGGCATGGTGCTGATGCCTCTGAATGTGGCGCAGGAGATCTTCAACCGCCCGGGCGTCTCGACCGTGATGCTCACGGCGCCTTCGGAGGACAAAGTCGACTCGGTAGCTGCCGCTGTCAGGACTCAGTTCCCGGAGCTGGAGGTCATGACCCAGAAGGACGTGGCTGACACACTGAACAGCATGGCGTCGACGACGCACACTTTCATGGGTATGATCAACCTGACGATGCTGGTGGTGGCAGGCGTGGTGACGTTGATGGTCATGTTTATGTCCGTCTCGGAGCGGACGAAAGAGTTCGGCATGCTCCGGGCGATTGGCGCAAGCCGCCTGAAAATCCTGGCCATGGTGATGGAAGAATCGGTGATCATCTGCCTGATCGGCAGCGCCGTCGGCGTGCTTATCTCATTCGTGGTCATGAAGATCATGTTCGGGGCGGCGTTCGCATCGGTCGATGTGATCCTGCGGGCTGTCCTCTTCATGACGGTCATCGGCATCATAGCGGGCCTTATTCCTGCGTACAGATCGGCAAAGATTCAGCCGCTGGAGGCGATTCGCTATGAGTGA
- a CDS encoding PadR family transcriptional regulator, with product MSIRTRSYGTMADLDLIILGSLLGMPAHGYQLKQNIELTYGKRYVNLSNSRLYPRLSKLEADGYIEGKREPQEKVPDRKTFHVTPAGIERLKELVATPLGPREDEFDFLARASFFGLITADERRKIIEPLYQAKVNELAEARKKREQFGQYMDKFSLAVLDYGIAAIGNTVEMYRKLLDAE from the coding sequence ATGTCCATCAGAACTAGGTCGTATGGCACAATGGCTGATCTGGACTTAATCATACTCGGCTCGCTGCTGGGAATGCCCGCCCACGGGTACCAGCTGAAGCAGAACATCGAGCTTACCTACGGTAAGAGGTACGTCAACCTCAGCAACAGCCGGCTTTACCCAAGGTTATCAAAGCTGGAGGCAGACGGGTACATCGAAGGCAAGCGCGAACCGCAGGAGAAGGTGCCGGACCGGAAGACGTTCCACGTCACGCCGGCGGGCATTGAGAGGCTTAAAGAGCTGGTCGCAACGCCGCTGGGGCCGAGGGAGGATGAATTCGATTTCCTCGCCCGGGCATCCTTCTTTGGGCTCATAACTGCCGACGAGCGGCGGAAGATCATAGAGCCGCTATACCAGGCAAAGGTAAATGAGCTGGCCGAAGCCCGCAAAAAGCGGGAGCAGTTCGGCCAGTACATGGATAAGTTCTCACTGGCGGTGCTGGACTACGGCATCGCGGCCATCGGCAACACGGTGGAGATGTACAGGAAACTGTTAGATGCAGAGTGA